From a single Budorcas taxicolor isolate Tak-1 chromosome X, Takin1.1, whole genome shotgun sequence genomic region:
- the LOC128070485 gene encoding histone H2A-Bbd type 2/3-like — translation MPRERGCRRSSGSRSRTARAELSFSMSHMERLLREGHYTQRLSSSAPIFLAAIMQHLTAKVLELAGNEAQNSGQRRITPELAGMAVHHKALLNGSFGMTPISLVAPARH, via the coding sequence ATGCCCAGGGAAAGGGGCTGTCGAAGGTCGTCTGGTAGCCGCTCCCGCACCGCCCGTGCCGAGCTGTCCTTCTCCATGAGCCACATGGAGCGCCTCCTGCGGGAAGGCCACTACACCCAGCGCCTGAGCTCGTCCGCACCCATCTTCCTAGCAGCCATTATGCAGCATCTGACTGCCAAGGTCCTGGAGCTTGCAGGCAACGAGGCCCAGAACAGCGGTCAGAGGCGCATCACCCCAGAGCTGGCGGGCATGGCGGTCCACCACAAAGCTCTGCTCAACGGCTCGTTTGGGATGACACCCATCTCCTTGGTGGCCCCAGCCCGGCACTAG
- the LOC128070074 gene encoding 40-kDa huntingtin-associated protein-like — MAASAAGLGGGAGPGPEPGDFLARYRQVSNKLKKRFLRKPNVAEAGEQFAQLGRELRAQECLPYAAWCQLAVARCQQALFHGPGEALALTEAARLFLRQERDARQRLACPATAGEALQAAAAALGAAVRLHLELGQPAAAAALCLELAAALRDLGQPAAAAGHFQRAAQLQLPQLPLAALQALGHAASCQLLARDYSSALALFTHMQRLAREFGGPPPQPLPPPPPPPGPQSAAPAGLAPPLPSSAGPPATAAPATLGAFADVLVRCEVSRVLLLLLLQPPPAKLLPEHAHTLEKYAWEAFDGHGQDSSGPLPEELFLLLQSLVMATHEKDTEAVKLLQVEMWPLLSAEQNHLLHLVLQETVSPSGQGI, encoded by the coding sequence ATGGCGGCTTCCGCGGCCGGCCTGGGCGGTGGCGCGGGCCCAGGCCCCGAACCCGGAGATTTCCTGGCGCGCTACCGCCAGGTGTCCAACAAGCTCAAGAAGCGGTTCCTGCGGAAGCCGAACGTGGCGGAGGCCGGCGAGCAGTTCGCACAACTCGGCCGTGAGTTGCGCGCCCAGGAGTGCCTGCCGTACGCGGCCTGGTGCCAGCTGGCGGTGGCGCGCTGCCAACAGGCGCTCTTCCATGGGCCCGGCGAGGCGCTGGCGCTGACCGAGGCCGCGCGCCTCTTTCTGCGGCAGGAGCGCGACGCGCGCCAGCGCCTGGCCTGCCCCGCCACCGCCGGGGAGGCCCTACAGGCCGCCGCAGCCGCGCTGGGCGCTGCCGTGCGCCTGCACCTGGAGCTCGGGCAGCCGGCCGCGGCCGCCGCGCTCTGCCTCGAGCTGGCGGCCGCCCTGCGCGACTTGGGCcagccggccgccgccgccggccaCTTCCAGCGCGCCGCGCAGCTGCAGTTGCCCCAGCTGCCCCTGGCCGCCCTGCAGGCGCTCGGCCACGCCGCGTCCTGCCAGCTGCTGGCGCGGGATTACAGCAGCGCGCTGGCACTCTTCACGCACATGCAGCGCCTGGCGCGGGAGTTTGGCGGCCCCCCGCCACAGCccctgccgccgccgcccccACCGCCCGGGCCGCAGTCCGCCGCCCCCGCGGGCCTCGCCCCGCCGCTCCCGTCCAGCGCTGGGCCGCCAGCCACCGCTGCCCCGGCCACGCTGGGTGCCTTCGCCGACGTGCTGGTCCGCTGCGAGGTGTCCCGcgtgctgctgcttctgctcctgCAGCCGCCGCCCGCCAAGCTCCTGCCAGAGCACGCGCACACCCTGGAGAAGTATGCCTGGGAGGCTTTCGACGGCCACGGGCAGGACAGCAGCGGCCCGCTGCCCGAGGAGCTTTTCCTGCTGCTTCAGTCCTTGGTCATGGCCACACACGAGAAGGACACGGAGGCCGTCAAGTTGCTGCAGGTAGAGATGTGGCCCCTGCTGAGCGCCGAGCAAAACCACCTCCTGCACCTCGTTCTTCAGGAAACTGTCTCCCCGTCGGGCCAGGGGATCTGA